In Salisediminibacterium beveridgei, one DNA window encodes the following:
- a CDS encoding C40 family peptidase, whose translation MRNWGPKVLPVSAVAAAASVMMVAPSEAKASFGLETLHEGMSSESVEELQELLREEGYFQFHTSTGYFGAITKESVRQFQRDHQLIPDGIVGPLTFNALQSLPSDKPEADQTEIDQESSSHSTVADSKVTSLSVRSTMREGMSGEQVRRLQTALKQKGYFDYDTATGYFGTITLKAVRKYQQSRNLAVDGIAGPLTLGKLNEELSSGSTNETSEASSTEPQVKSYTTDQRISAYTILLREGSEGEQVSRLQNSLADLDYFSGSVNGNYDTSTRKAVVSFQRNEGLEPDGIAGPKTFASLLSLENGDPNDADLPPSDLSSDFLLKEGKSGTPVNELQERLTATGHYDHDVTGYFGPITRSAVQAFQQQWSMVDDGLVTKSVWKKIEEVSSVYLDVAPIPSSPDSYDPMNVIADAGEYIGAPYQFGGVSPSGFDCSGFIQYIFKQNGVDVPRTVAEQWQAVDEVSKPRPGDLVFFETYKEGPSHNGIYIGNNQFIHSGTSTGVTISNLESTYWDDRYLGVGRVK comes from the coding sequence ATGCGAAACTGGGGTCCGAAAGTACTGCCGGTGTCTGCAGTTGCGGCAGCGGCGAGTGTGATGATGGTGGCACCGTCCGAAGCAAAAGCGTCATTCGGCTTGGAAACTCTCCATGAAGGAATGTCTTCAGAGAGCGTGGAAGAACTGCAGGAACTGCTCAGAGAGGAAGGGTATTTTCAATTTCACACATCAACCGGTTATTTTGGAGCGATCACTAAAGAATCGGTTAGACAATTTCAAAGAGACCATCAGTTAATCCCTGACGGGATTGTCGGGCCGTTGACCTTCAACGCGCTGCAGTCATTGCCTTCTGATAAGCCTGAAGCGGATCAAACCGAAATCGATCAAGAATCCTCCAGTCATAGTACTGTTGCTGATTCGAAGGTGACGTCACTTTCTGTCCGTTCAACCATGCGCGAAGGGATGAGTGGTGAGCAGGTTAGAAGATTGCAGACTGCCTTAAAACAAAAAGGCTATTTCGATTACGACACCGCGACTGGTTATTTCGGGACGATCACTTTAAAAGCGGTCAGGAAATATCAGCAATCAAGAAACCTGGCAGTAGACGGGATCGCCGGTCCATTAACATTAGGCAAACTGAACGAAGAACTCTCTTCAGGATCAACAAATGAAACTTCTGAGGCTTCATCGACTGAACCGCAGGTGAAAAGTTACACCACTGACCAACGAATTTCGGCCTATACGATACTGCTTCGAGAGGGCAGCGAGGGAGAGCAGGTCAGTCGGCTGCAAAATAGTCTGGCAGATCTTGACTATTTTTCAGGTTCTGTAAACGGCAATTATGACACCTCAACTCGAAAAGCCGTCGTTTCTTTTCAACGTAACGAGGGGCTTGAGCCTGACGGAATTGCTGGTCCAAAGACTTTTGCTTCACTTCTTTCTTTAGAGAACGGTGATCCGAACGATGCAGACTTACCTCCATCAGATCTTTCTTCGGATTTTCTCCTTAAAGAGGGGAAATCCGGGACACCGGTCAATGAACTGCAGGAACGCCTCACTGCCACGGGTCACTATGATCATGATGTGACAGGGTATTTTGGTCCGATTACACGCTCGGCAGTTCAAGCGTTTCAACAGCAATGGTCGATGGTTGACGATGGCTTAGTCACAAAATCAGTTTGGAAAAAGATTGAGGAAGTCTCTTCGGTATACTTGGACGTTGCCCCAATCCCTTCTTCTCCGGACAGCTACGATCCGATGAACGTCATCGCAGATGCAGGTGAATACATCGGAGCTCCTTATCAATTTGGCGGTGTATCGCCATCAGGATTCGACTGTAGCGGGTTTATACAGTACATTTTTAAGCAGAATGGAGTCGATGTGCCGAGAACTGTTGCGGAACAATGGCAGGCTGTCGATGAAGTGTCAAAACCTCGGCCGGGTGATCTTGTTTTTTTTGAAACCTACAAGGAAGGCCCTTCTCATAACGGGATTTACATTGGCAATAATCAGTTTATTCATTCGGGAACCAGTACGGGTGTTACGATTTCAAACCTGGAATCAACCTATTGGGATGATCGTTATCTTGGGGTTGGCCGGGTCAAATAA
- the pgsB gene encoding poly-gamma-glutamate synthase PgsB — translation MWLIPLFAGMLLVLAIIERIWHQKNIDSIPIRVNINGVRGKSTVTRLVTGIVKEAGYRTVGKTTGTSARFIPWTTNIETPIVRDPEGPNIKEQKKVVAEVAKMKGEALISECMAVNPDYQIVFQDVLLQANVGVIVNVLEDHMDVLGPTLDDVAHSFVSTIPKNGHLVVNDSPYVDFYKEEAAKRNTTVIVADASRISEEYMREFSYVIFPENAALGFAIAEALGIDEKTAREGMLNAQPDPGALRVTPIEGHETQSSPFVNAFAANDAHSTLAIWDRVQQLGYDGDHPIVIMNCRADRVDRTEQFARDVLPKMAIGTLVLIGETTDPISKAFRQGHIKAEHLVNLEGKSSREMVEAIKGQINGDVMFGVGNIHGAAEAILELLEKEQDVSIA, via the coding sequence ATGTGGTTAATTCCTTTATTTGCAGGAATGTTGCTCGTTCTTGCGATTATTGAACGAATCTGGCATCAAAAGAACATCGACAGCATCCCGATCCGGGTGAATATCAACGGTGTTCGCGGTAAATCCACTGTTACCCGTCTCGTCACAGGCATTGTGAAAGAAGCGGGCTATCGTACTGTGGGCAAAACGACAGGAACCTCAGCCCGATTCATCCCCTGGACAACGAACATCGAAACACCGATTGTCCGTGACCCGGAAGGGCCGAACATCAAAGAACAGAAAAAAGTCGTGGCCGAAGTAGCCAAGATGAAAGGCGAAGCGCTCATCAGTGAGTGTATGGCCGTCAACCCGGACTATCAGATTGTTTTTCAGGACGTGCTCTTGCAGGCAAATGTCGGTGTGATCGTCAACGTCCTCGAAGACCACATGGACGTCCTCGGACCGACACTGGACGACGTGGCGCACTCCTTCGTGTCAACGATTCCTAAAAACGGGCACCTGGTGGTTAATGACTCCCCTTATGTTGATTTTTACAAAGAAGAAGCGGCCAAGCGCAATACGACCGTGATCGTCGCAGACGCCTCGCGCATCAGTGAAGAATATATGCGTGAGTTTTCGTATGTGATCTTTCCGGAGAACGCAGCACTGGGCTTTGCCATTGCCGAAGCGCTCGGTATCGATGAAAAAACCGCCCGGGAAGGTATGCTGAATGCCCAGCCGGACCCGGGTGCCCTGCGTGTGACACCGATCGAAGGACACGAAACGCAGTCGTCTCCGTTCGTCAACGCCTTCGCGGCCAACGATGCCCATTCCACACTGGCGATTTGGGATCGTGTGCAGCAGCTCGGCTATGACGGCGATCACCCGATCGTCATCATGAACTGCCGCGCGGACCGGGTCGACCGGACCGAACAGTTTGCCCGGGACGTCCTGCCGAAAATGGCGATCGGGACACTGGTCCTCATCGGTGAGACAACGGACCCGATCTCAAAAGCATTCCGTCAAGGGCATATTAAAGCGGAGCACCTCGTTAATCTTGAAGGGAAATCCAGCCGGGAAATGGTCGAAGCCATCAAAGGTCAGATCAACGGCGATGTCATGTTTGGTGTCGGGAACATTCACGGCGCTGCAGAAGCCATTCTTGAATTACTTGAAAAAGAACAGGATGTCAGCATCGCCTGA
- the pgsC gene encoding poly-gamma-glutamate biosynthesis protein PgsC, with amino-acid sequence MFGADLYITFVVGIVISLLYAEKAGVLPGGIIVPAYLALIFDQPFFIMAIFFISTLIYFIVVHVLSRITILYGRRKFAAMLLTGVVLKLTFDYFYPIIPFEIYELRGIGVIVPGLIANSFQKQGVVITVTSTMILSGITFGIMSLYYMFF; translated from the coding sequence ATGTTTGGAGCGGATTTATACATTACCTTTGTCGTCGGGATCGTCATCAGCCTTCTATACGCAGAGAAAGCAGGCGTTTTGCCTGGCGGAATCATTGTCCCGGCGTATCTGGCACTGATTTTTGATCAGCCGTTTTTTATCATGGCCATCTTTTTTATCAGTACGCTGATTTACTTTATCGTTGTACACGTCTTAAGCCGGATCACGATTTTATATGGAAGACGGAAGTTCGCAGCCATGCTGTTGACCGGCGTGGTGCTGAAGCTGACCTTCGACTATTTCTATCCGATTATCCCTTTTGAGATCTATGAACTGCGAGGGATCGGGGTCATTGTACCGGGACTGATTGCCAACAGCTTTCAAAAGCAGGGCGTCGTGATTACCGTGACCAGTACGATGATCTTAAGCGGGATCACGTTCGGCATTATGAGCCTCTACTACATGTTCTTTTAA
- a CDS encoding CapA family protein, translated as MVDQLRANKPKPRKLTWQEHFLRIMKKHKRQLPVHTSILAAVTGGFLVASTLYTPAEVPDVERSDNNALTASFVGDVMLGRHVQDAVDQKGYDHLFEYTDPFFAASDYATGNFAHPVIPADSDLSPNLDLSVNLRAEPESLDVLAERNFKVMNIANNNIFDYDYLGMTQTRDRFDDHPAIDATGIQTSVPNTGPVTFDHIRYTELEGSGLTVATIGMSDVIAFDAGVRSNRPGVATFDVFAHVMRAIIEASSQSDMVVVHAHWGEYYDSQVTTRQQEIAAAMVHAGADIIVGHNPNVPGPVEIIDDSVVFYSLGNFIFDQGWSRSKQSTLAYYELGENGEASLSLQLFSLRDAQPRPLMNTSLARLQMENTFTKMLEDDQWTKNSDGMITLTLDHRHILGLEEGD; from the coding sequence ATGGTCGACCAATTACGCGCGAATAAACCGAAACCGCGCAAGCTCACCTGGCAGGAACACTTCCTGCGTATCATGAAAAAACATAAACGCCAGCTCCCTGTCCACACGTCGATCCTTGCCGCAGTGACAGGCGGCTTTCTTGTGGCTTCAACCCTCTATACCCCGGCAGAAGTACCGGACGTTGAACGCAGTGACAACAACGCCCTGACTGCAAGCTTCGTGGGTGACGTGATGCTTGGCCGTCACGTGCAGGACGCCGTGGACCAAAAAGGCTACGACCACCTGTTTGAATATACCGATCCCTTCTTTGCCGCATCCGACTATGCCACGGGCAACTTCGCTCACCCGGTGATCCCGGCAGACAGTGACCTGTCTCCGAACCTGGACCTCAGCGTCAACCTGAGAGCTGAACCGGAAAGTCTTGATGTGCTCGCAGAACGGAATTTCAAAGTGATGAACATCGCAAACAACAACATCTTTGATTATGACTATCTCGGGATGACCCAGACCCGGGACCGCTTTGACGATCACCCGGCAATCGACGCTACGGGCATCCAGACGTCGGTGCCAAATACCGGACCCGTGACTTTTGATCATATCCGGTACACGGAACTGGAGGGAAGCGGGCTGACTGTTGCGACCATTGGAATGTCCGATGTGATCGCTTTTGATGCAGGCGTCCGTTCCAACCGGCCGGGTGTCGCAACGTTTGATGTATTTGCCCATGTGATGCGTGCGATCATCGAAGCGTCTTCTCAGTCGGACATGGTCGTTGTTCACGCCCATTGGGGCGAATACTATGATAGCCAGGTGACGACCAGGCAGCAGGAAATTGCAGCAGCTATGGTCCATGCCGGTGCGGATATAATCGTCGGTCACAACCCGAATGTTCCAGGTCCGGTTGAAATCATTGACGACAGCGTCGTCTTTTACAGCCTGGGGAACTTTATATTTGATCAAGGCTGGTCAAGGTCGAAGCAATCGACACTCGCATACTATGAGCTGGGTGAAAACGGTGAAGCGTCGCTCTCCCTGCAACTATTTTCGCTTCGTGATGCCCAGCCGCGGCCGTTGATGAACACGTCGCTTGCGCGGCTGCAGATGGAAAATACATTCACGAAAATGCTCGAAGACGACCAGTGGACAAAGAACAGTGACGGGATGATCACCTTGACGCTCGATCACCGCCATATCCTCGGACTAGAGGAAGGAGATTAA
- a CDS encoding gamma-glutamyltransferase, whose amino-acid sequence MGNTSKIIRYLTNVIGIPLVIIWIVLAYFEIQPQQEGAGEVQETSFEESGATGVYAVSAAHPKAVSVGKEILADGGNAYDAAIAISFALGVVEPYGSGIGGGGAMIAYDPTEPEGEEINYIDYREVAPKSLITPSMVADTLGFVTESGEVPTPEEWEDIKVQVTEGFNQQAEDEGMNNTQTGTASEEAHPYQHVIDYLLEQPELVVGNETLMEAVAIAGEVEEFIGTPTPSWDEETGEWVTDEPEGEWGTETRESVEEEAVVEEDTDQFSDLSEAEQELITALDTLEVTPAQWGNHYYMEDFGIPGFLKGMAHLYENYATYDMETLLRPSVNLARPGEDFDTPEDIDTNTVLADQYLQDRFNFAQERLSPSEIPHFYPNNTRITLGEELIQDELAQTLEDIIEMGDFDRFFMEELAPAMVEAYPLLTMEDFQDYNIITDQEVSTGTFDKYDIYSAPEPLAGPVLIQALQLADYMETGQHAVREFKFASPIKQAESGTAVELEEDPRAGDVGEDSEGNGEETRTTEEIISDIESYLDYMEKVIGINFVTYQDRLTNIGDPNTSERARERGGEHLTSGEKLIELYEAWNTELEEREERREFDDPDGPDEQESGTEVFHENPDNEGLFASADSFFDARSEIDQHVNTSHFVIIDREGRMITSTHTLSNFFGSGEFFKGFFLNDQLSNFSETVGSINEPYPERRPRSFMTPTLFIEHDEDGNVAEMIGIGSPGGARIPMMITQVMLHHRQYGMDFEESIRQMPRFQYSYNSSNERYEMRLEPVFQAHGDNVYNRMVTELEARGHNPGIERLGMYFGAVQALRMNPLEGDFSGFADPRRGGTTDSGSADPEEEGDAE is encoded by the coding sequence ATGGGCAACACATCTAAAATCATCCGGTATCTGACAAATGTCATCGGGATTCCTCTCGTGATCATCTGGATCGTACTCGCCTACTTTGAGATTCAGCCTCAGCAAGAGGGGGCCGGAGAGGTTCAGGAGACAAGCTTTGAGGAATCTGGTGCAACCGGTGTCTATGCGGTGAGTGCAGCGCATCCGAAAGCGGTGAGCGTCGGCAAAGAGATCCTGGCTGACGGGGGCAATGCCTATGATGCTGCGATTGCGATCTCCTTTGCCCTCGGGGTTGTTGAGCCATACGGGTCCGGGATTGGCGGCGGAGGTGCGATGATCGCATATGATCCGACTGAGCCGGAGGGTGAAGAAATCAACTATATCGATTACCGGGAAGTGGCACCGAAATCACTGATTACGCCGTCCATGGTAGCGGACACCCTTGGTTTTGTAACCGAATCCGGTGAAGTACCGACACCGGAAGAGTGGGAGGATATTAAAGTACAGGTTACAGAAGGGTTCAATCAACAGGCAGAAGACGAGGGAATGAATAATACGCAGACCGGGACTGCTTCTGAGGAGGCGCACCCGTATCAGCATGTGATTGATTACCTGCTCGAACAGCCCGAGCTGGTAGTGGGAAATGAGACGCTCATGGAAGCTGTGGCGATTGCCGGTGAAGTCGAAGAGTTTATCGGAACACCGACGCCGTCTTGGGATGAAGAGACCGGGGAATGGGTGACTGATGAACCGGAAGGCGAATGGGGAACAGAGACCCGTGAAAGTGTGGAAGAAGAAGCAGTTGTGGAAGAAGATACAGATCAGTTCTCAGACCTTTCGGAAGCCGAGCAGGAACTGATTACAGCGCTTGACACGCTGGAGGTCACGCCCGCCCAGTGGGGGAACCATTATTATATGGAAGACTTCGGGATTCCCGGCTTTTTAAAAGGCATGGCTCACCTGTATGAAAACTATGCCACCTATGACATGGAAACCCTGCTCCGGCCATCGGTCAATCTGGCTCGTCCAGGCGAAGACTTTGACACACCCGAAGACATCGACACCAACACGGTATTAGCGGATCAGTATCTTCAGGACCGGTTTAATTTTGCTCAGGAGCGGCTGTCCCCTTCTGAAATTCCGCATTTTTATCCGAATAATACCCGAATTACACTGGGCGAAGAACTGATTCAGGACGAACTGGCACAAACGCTTGAAGACATTATTGAAATGGGTGACTTCGACCGGTTTTTCATGGAGGAACTGGCACCCGCCATGGTTGAAGCCTATCCGCTTCTCACTATGGAAGATTTTCAGGATTACAACATCATTACGGATCAAGAGGTCAGTACGGGAACGTTTGATAAGTACGACATCTATTCGGCGCCTGAACCGCTTGCCGGACCGGTGCTGATTCAAGCGTTGCAGCTTGCTGATTATATGGAAACAGGGCAGCATGCCGTTCGTGAATTCAAATTTGCATCCCCGATTAAGCAGGCTGAATCCGGAACCGCGGTCGAGCTTGAAGAAGACCCGAGAGCGGGTGACGTGGGTGAAGATTCGGAAGGGAATGGTGAAGAGACGCGAACGACAGAAGAAATCATTTCGGACATCGAATCCTATCTGGACTATATGGAAAAAGTGATCGGGATCAACTTCGTTACGTATCAGGACCGTCTGACAAATATCGGCGACCCGAATACGTCAGAGCGGGCGAGAGAACGAGGCGGAGAGCATCTGACGAGCGGTGAAAAACTGATTGAGCTCTACGAGGCCTGGAATACGGAATTGGAAGAACGGGAAGAGCGGCGAGAATTCGACGATCCGGATGGACCGGATGAACAGGAATCCGGCACGGAAGTCTTTCACGAGAATCCGGACAATGAAGGACTGTTTGCTTCGGCCGATAGTTTTTTCGATGCCCGATCGGAAATCGATCAGCACGTGAATACAAGCCACTTCGTCATTATTGACCGGGAGGGCCGGATGATTACATCCACACACACACTGAGTAATTTCTTCGGTTCCGGCGAATTTTTCAAAGGCTTCTTCTTGAACGATCAGCTGAGTAACTTCAGTGAAACCGTCGGCTCGATTAATGAACCTTATCCTGAAAGGCGCCCGAGGAGTTTTATGACCCCGACGCTGTTCATTGAACATGATGAGGATGGGAACGTTGCTGAAATGATCGGCATCGGGTCACCGGGTGGTGCGAGAATACCGATGATGATTACCCAGGTGATGCTTCACCACCGTCAATACGGAATGGACTTCGAAGAATCGATCAGGCAGATGCCGCGTTTTCAATACAGTTACAACAGTTCAAATGAGCGCTATGAAATGCGGCTTGAGCCGGTATTTCAGGCGCATGGCGACAACGTGTATAACCGGATGGTTACAGAGCTTGAAGCCAGGGGACACAATCCTGGAATCGAGCGACTAGGGATGTACTTCGGAGCGGTCCAGGCATTACGGATGAATCCTTTAGAGGGTGATTTCAGCGGTTTCGCCGACCCGAGGCGTGGTGGTACCACAGATTCAGGGTCAGCAGATCCTGAAGAGGAGGGAGATGCAGAGTGA
- a CDS encoding amidohydrolase family protein → MSAFHAGKIAITEAVQLLSEEPEKQHGIYPQKGLLQPGTDADLTFIDPDKKEVFPRESLQNKSKVTAKTDFRMASLCGRWSGGRL, encoded by the coding sequence TTGAGTGCTTTTCACGCAGGGAAGATCGCAATCACCGAAGCCGTCCAGTTGCTGTCGGAAGAGCCGGAGAAGCAGCACGGGATCTACCCGCAAAAGGGGTTACTCCAGCCAGGGACCGATGCTGATCTGACTTTCATCGACCCGGACAAAAAGGAAGTATTCCCCCGGGAGAGCCTGCAAAACAAAAGCAAAGTTACGGCTAAGACGGATTTTCGTATGGCCTCCCTGTGCGGACGATGGTCCGGGGGACGATTGTGA
- a CDS encoding nitroreductase family protein yields the protein MSEVLSQMNEHRSVRVFKPDPVADALIEEILEGARKAPTSHHLQPYSVIRVKGPAKRRRLAELAGGQQYVAPASVFLIDYYKHHMLANRYETPLHLQEIDNLLVGALDTGIIAENALLAAQSKGLGRK from the coding sequence ATGTCAGAAGTCCTGTCACAAATGAACGAACACCGTTCCGTGCGTGTTTTTAAACCGGACCCAGTCGCGGACGCCCTGATCGAAGAGATCCTCGAAGGTGCGCGAAAAGCCCCGACATCGCATCACTTGCAACCCTACAGCGTCATCCGCGTGAAAGGTCCGGCAAAACGAAGACGTTTGGCAGAACTCGCCGGGGGACAGCAGTACGTGGCCCCGGCGTCTGTTTTTCTCATCGACTATTATAAACACCATATGCTGGCGAACAGGTATGAAACACCTTTGCACCTGCAGGAAATTGATAACCTGCTCGTAGGGGCGCTTGATACGGGCATCATCGCAGAAAATGCCCTGCTTGCGGCCCAGTCCAAGGGACTTGGAAGGAAGTAA
- a CDS encoding CapA family protein has product MNWANNYTLDYLHGGIRATERELNKRQLVHAGAGASLKEASQPRYLETINSRVALIGAMSTYSSGWEGEGGNRSCPLPLRF; this is encoded by the coding sequence ATGAATTGGGCAAATAACTATACACTCGACTACCTGCACGGTGGAATACGAGCAACGGAACGCGAATTGAACAAGCGGCAACTCGTTCATGCGGGCGCAGGGGCTTCGCTGAAAGAAGCCAGTCAGCCCCGGTACTTGGAAACCATAAACAGCCGCGTTGCCCTGATTGGTGCAATGAGCACTTACAGCAGTGGCTGGGAAGGAGAAGGTGGGAACCGAAGTTGCCCGTTGCCGCTGCGTTTCTGA
- a CDS encoding DUF1643 domain-containing protein: protein MNPSYADAIRGDGNVDFLTGYLLELSYGGVIVINTSAIIKSSNATKGDFPESDPENEAVIRKISEPDPHSTRLVTGCCPDYSHFFM from the coding sequence ATGAACCCGAGCTATGCGGATGCGATCAGGGGAGATGGCAACGTGGACTTTTTGACGGGTTATTTACTTGAGCTCTCCTATGGCGGGGTTATCGTCATCAACACGAGTGCCATTATTAAATCAAGTAACGCCACAAAAGGTGACTTTCCAGAAAGCGATCCGGAAAATGAGGCGGTCATTCGAAAAATATCTGAACCTGATCCTCATTCGACAAGGCTAGTTACAGGTTGTTGTCCTGACTATTCTCACTTTTTTATGTAG
- a CDS encoding helix-turn-helix transcriptional regulator, with protein MSDFFKKYADIADDKHVNQLRIQGYLAAEIKKRRQELEMSQQNLADKISKPKSTIGRIEAGLNSPNLNTLCDISMALDLPLTIDGRAIHQSKTPTASQ; from the coding sequence ATGAGTGATTTTTTCAAGAAGTACGCAGATATTGCCGACGACAAACACGTCAATCAATTGAGAATTCAAGGTTACCTGGCAGCCGAGATTAAGAAAAGAAGACAGGAATTGGAAATGTCCCAGCAGAATCTCGCAGATAAAATAAGTAAGCCGAAATCAACAATCGGCCGGATCGAAGCAGGATTGAATTCTCCAAATCTGAATACACTTTGCGACATTTCGATGGCACTCGATCTCCCACTCACCATTGACGGACGAGCTATTCATCAATCGAAAACACCAACAGCATCCCAGTGA